The window TTCGCTTATCATCATCAGTTTCCACTGACCGAACGCAGATGGACAGCAGAAATAAACATCAACTTTTGTACATTTATCAGCAACAGTTCGGGGCTTGACAGAACATGGAATACCGCTACTGCACAAAGCCCTGTACGTTAGCACCAATTAAAAAATAATCAATGAGTTTTTTTAGAAGACTTTTTAATCGCTATAATTCAAATAGCATAGCCAAGACATCTCAAATGTTAAATGAAGATTACTTTTGGAAAATCATAGATGACAGCTTATCTAAAACAAATGACCAAGATGAGCAAAAAGAATATTTCATTAAATATTTGAAAACGTTGACACCTGCTGAAATTGTTGGTTTTAGACTCCGAACAGACAAATTATTGTATGATACATATAATTCAGAAATGTGGTGTGCTGGTTATATTATGAATGGAGGTTGCTCCGATGACAGCTTTCAATATTTCAGAAATTGGGTTATTTCAAGAGGCAAAGGTGTGTACTACAAAGCCAAACAAAATCCAGATTCTTTAATAGCGGAAATTAACGAGGATACAGAATTTTATGACTTTGAAGATTTTTGGTACGTTGCACTAGATGCTTTTAAAAATAAAACAGGGAAAGACTTGTA is drawn from Sphingobacteriia bacterium and contains these coding sequences:
- a CDS encoding DUF4240 domain-containing protein encodes the protein MSFFRRLFNRYNSNSIAKTSQMLNEDYFWKIIDDSLSKTNDQDEQKEYFIKYLKTLTPAEIVGFRLRTDKLLYDTYNSEMWCAGYIMNGGCSDDSFQYFRNWVISRGKGVYYKAKQNPDSLIAEINEDTEFYDFEDFWYVALDAFKNKTGKDLYDFIDEEKFKFGEGNYLNFDFTWEEENPDSMRAICPKLFAKMWK